CCCCCAGCCCTATCTCCCCACACTCCTCCCCTGTTTTGGCAATGGCGTAACCAGGCGATCGCCTATCAACAAAGGGGAGATCGAGGGCCAGCTGTGGTACTAATCCATGGCTTTGGGGCATCCTGGGGCCATTGGCGCAAAAATATCCCTGTCCTGGGGGAATATTGCCGTTGCTACGCCATTGATCTGTTAGGCTTTGGTGCTTCCGCCAAACCTCTCCCTAGTCAAGCATTGGGTTACACCTTCAGCACCTGGGGCGACCTGGTGGCGGACTTTTGCCGGGAAGTAATTGGTGGCCCGGCCGTACTTATTGGCAATTCCATCGGCTGTGTGGTGGCCATGCAAACTGCCACCGACCACCCAGAATTGGTCACCGGCCTGATTGCTCTTAACTGTTCCCTGCGGTTACTCCATGATCGCAAGCGGTCAGCGTTGCCTTGGTACCGTCGGGTAGGGGCAGGGGTCTTGCAAAAGGTGCTGGGCTATCCCCAGATTGGCAAACTTTTCTTCCGACAGGTGGCCCGGGCCAAAACCGTTCGTCAGGCCCTCTGCCAAGCCTATGGGGACAAAAATGCGGTGACCGATGAGTTGGTGGCCATGCTCCTGCGGCCAGCCCAGGATGAAGGGGCGGCGGAAGTATTTTTGGCTTTCACCAGCTATTCCCAAGGCCCCCTACCGGAGGATTTACTACCCCGCATCCATTGCCCAACGGTGCTGATTTGGGGGGAGGCTGATCCCTGGGAACCGATCGCCTTGGGGAGAGCTTTGGCAAACCATAACTGTGTGGAGCAATTCATTAGCTTACCGGGGTTGGGGCACTGTCCCCAGGACGAAGCTCCGGAGGTAATTAATCCAATTTTGCGACAATGGATTACAGAGTGGAGTTAGACCTACCATAGCCACCATTGGTTAGGGATAGAAAATGGCTTTCCTCCCTAGGGAGCCGAGGATGTCAATGGTAAGATCTTTGGGCATACTGGATGTCAGCACTCCCAATCAAGCATTCAAGGAAATTCAACCAGAGGAGGTTTAGGACAATGGGTGAACAAACTCCCTATCAGACGCTGGGTATATCAGAGGAAGCAACTTTTGAAGATATCCAAGCAGTCAAAACTCGGCTGTTTCGGGAACATGAGGGGAACACCCAGCTTTTAGAAGAGGTGGAGGCCGCCTACGACGCCATTATTATGGAACGGCTCCGTCTGCGTCAGGAAGGAAAAATCAAAGTGCCGGAAAAAATTCGTTTCCCCGAACGTCAGGTGGAAAGTACCGGCAATGGCTTCCCTTCCCTTCCAGCCCCCACAGCCCCCAGTTGGCTAGCCAATTCCCTAGATACTCCTTCCCAAAACGATATTCTTTGGCCCGCTGGCTTTTTTGCTGGCTTGATCTTGATCAGTTGGCTCACCCAAGGAGCGGGGGGATCAGTCCAATCCTTACTATTGGTGGTGGGGGTGTTTGGTAATATCTTCTTTCTCAATCGTAAACAGCGCAAATTTGGTAAGGCCCTACTGCTTAGTTTAGGAGCCCTTTTGGTGGGGATAATTTTGGGCACTGTCTTGGGTCAGTTGCTCTTGGGAGCTAATGTGGCGATCGGCCCTAACTTGGAACAAATTTCTGCCACTATTGCCTTTATTATCCTTTGGTTGATCAGCAGTTTTGTGCGGTAACAAATAGTCCCGACGGCCCACACACCTATGGGTCCATTTCCTCGGAGCCAAGTTATTGCGGTTGGGAAGGGGGAATACCCTTAATGGCAATTAGGGCCTCCATAACGTTTTTAACCACCGGGGCAGCCACGGTCCCCCCATAGGCATTGGCCCCCTTGGGTTCATCGATAATGGCCACCACCACATAGCGGGGATTGTCCACCGGCAAGATAGACACGAAGCTAGTGATTTTGGCGTTGGCTAAATAGCCCCCTCTGGGGCCAGCTTTTTGGGCTGTACCAGTTTTCCCACCCACCCGATAACCGGGAATCAGGGCCGCCTTGCCGGTACCCCCATCGCCGCTAACCACGGATTCCATCATTTGCACCACGGAATGAGCTACTTCCGGCTTCACCACTTGTTTAACGGGGTGATCGGGTTGCCAGTGGAGATGGTTGCGGGCATCCACCAGACCTTTAACCACGTGGGGAGTAACTAATTTGCCACCGTTGGCTAACATGGCGTTGAGTTGCAGTAATTTGATCGGAGTGAGGGAAAGACCCTGACCAAAGGAAGTGGTGGCCTGTTCAATGGGGTCATCCATAAAACTTTGCCTGGGCTTGAGATAACTGGCTGCTTCTCCGGGCAAGTCAATGCCTGTACGACTGTCTAACCCCACCCCCTGCAATAATTCATAGTATCGTTCCGGCTTGAGACGACGGGCGATCGCCACCATGGCCACGTTACTGGAATAGCGGAGCACCTGGGTGATGTTGATCATACCTGCGCCACTTTTGCTGGCATTGGAAATGGTCCAAGGCCCTACCCGCACCGAACCACTATCATTAATCCTGTCCTCTGGTTTCAACACCCCTTCATTCATCGCTAGGGCGACAATCACCGGCTTAAAGGTTGATCCCGGCTCGTACAGATCGCTCACGGACCAGTTTTTGAAATACTCCACCTTGGCTTTGTAGTATTCGTTGGGATTGAAGGTGGGCTCATTAACCATGGCGAGGATGGCTCCGTCCTGGGCATCCATGACCAAAACTGTGCCCCGCTTAGCTTTTTGTTGGGCAACCTGGGCCTTGAGCAATTCCCGGGCGGCCCGCTGCAAACGCATATCAATGGTTAACTGTACCTGCCAATCGTTGGACTGCAATAGGTTATCTGGCAAAGAATCCGGCAGCACAACCCCTTTCCCCGTGCGCCGAATGGCATAGGTCTCCACTTCTCGCTCCAAAATTTCTCTCTGACTGAGTTCTAGGCCTGCCTGGCCCTGGTGCTCCCCGTCTACGTAGCCAACAACATCGGCGGCCATTTCATCCTGGGGATAATAGCGACTATATTGTTTTTCCAAATCCACCCCCCCCATCCGTAAAGAGCCAATGCGGACAGCCTGGGACTCGTTGAGGCCGGTGGCCAGTTTGATGCCCGATTCCTTTTCTTTGAATTTTTCTTTTAGTTGGGCTGGGGTAATATCCCCCAAAATTGCCGATAGTTCCCTGGCAATGTAGTCAGTGGGATCGGTAATTTCCTTGGTGGCTTCAAAGTAACGGGGATGGACAAACAGAGTATAAGTTAGGCGATCGGTGGCTAAAACATTACCCTGGCTGTCCACAATGGAACGGCGGGGCACGTAGGGTTGCATGCTGGTGCTCTGTTGAGCCTTGGCCATGCGTTGCAGTTGGTTAGCTTCCACCACCTGGAGCCGGTAAAGACGATAAGCAAGCCCTCCCATGGCTACAAATAAAAACCCCCAGACCAAAAGCAAGCGCACTACCGGCACCCCCTGTTGTTGGGTTTTTTGTCTGTGCCTTTCCTGACGGGAAATATGCTTGGTAAAGGGAGATGAATTGGCAGTTGAAGAATTTAGTTTTGGGTGGGAGGAGTCCATGGCTCGAATTGTTTAGTAGGCAACGGGCCTAGTGGTGATGTTGAAATTGCTGGCGGAGGCAACGGTGGATTTATCAACGGAAGCAGGGGGAACACTAGCCTGGGCTGGCAGAAAAATATTCTGGCCAGGACTGGCCTTAACCAAACCAGAACTTGGTTGATTTGCTTCTTGGGCTAGTTGATGTTTGATGGCTTCAGTGTTGGTGATCAGTTGGCGTTCCGTTTGCTGGAGCGCTTTAAGTTGTTGATATTCCTTGCTCCAGAGGGTGGGGGTGTACACCGTCCAACCATAAACCCCTAAAACCGTCGCCACTATTCCCAAGGTAAGGCAAGAAGTGGCCTGTTGAAACCGCAACAAGACCTGTAGAGAAGTGGGTAAAGATTCCTGGGGAGAGGTAATTAGGGGCGTAGGTTGGGAGGCAACTACGGTGGTACGGCGGGAGGCAAAGGCCGGTTTGGGTAAGGCAGACATATAAAAGTTAGTTAGGACTACAAAGGTGCGGTGGGTGAATTGTCTTCACTTTAACGGCAATGGGACAGAATTGGGTCTTTGAGGGGAAACTTTTAGGAGAATGTCGATAAAAACGACTTTTTGGTTTCCATACT
The genomic region above belongs to Synechocystis sp. PCC 6803 substr. PCC-P and contains:
- a CDS encoding alpha/beta fold hydrolase, yielding MVSLESSPPALSPHTPPLFWQWRNQAIAYQQRGDRGPAVVLIHGFGASWGHWRKNIPVLGEYCRCYAIDLLGFGASAKPLPSQALGYTFSTWGDLVADFCREVIGGPAVLIGNSIGCVVAMQTATDHPELVTGLIALNCSLRLLHDRKRSALPWYRRVGAGVLQKVLGYPQIGKLFFRQVARAKTVRQALCQAYGDKNAVTDELVAMLLRPAQDEGAAEVFLAFTSYSQGPLPEDLLPRIHCPTVLIWGEADPWEPIALGRALANHNCVEQFISLPGLGHCPQDEAPEVINPILRQWITEWS
- a CDS encoding CPP1-like family protein — its product is MGEQTPYQTLGISEEATFEDIQAVKTRLFREHEGNTQLLEEVEAAYDAIIMERLRLRQEGKIKVPEKIRFPERQVESTGNGFPSLPAPTAPSWLANSLDTPSQNDILWPAGFFAGLILISWLTQGAGGSVQSLLLVVGVFGNIFFLNRKQRKFGKALLLSLGALLVGIILGTVLGQLLLGANVAIGPNLEQISATIAFIILWLISSFVR
- a CDS encoding penicillin-binding protein 2 — protein: MDSSHPKLNSSTANSSPFTKHISRQERHRQKTQQQGVPVVRLLLVWGFLFVAMGGLAYRLYRLQVVEANQLQRMAKAQQSTSMQPYVPRRSIVDSQGNVLATDRLTYTLFVHPRYFEATKEITDPTDYIARELSAILGDITPAQLKEKFKEKESGIKLATGLNESQAVRIGSLRMGGVDLEKQYSRYYPQDEMAADVVGYVDGEHQGQAGLELSQREILEREVETYAIRRTGKGVVLPDSLPDNLLQSNDWQVQLTIDMRLQRAARELLKAQVAQQKAKRGTVLVMDAQDGAILAMVNEPTFNPNEYYKAKVEYFKNWSVSDLYEPGSTFKPVIVALAMNEGVLKPEDRINDSGSVRVGPWTISNASKSGAGMINITQVLRYSSNVAMVAIARRLKPERYYELLQGVGLDSRTGIDLPGEAASYLKPRQSFMDDPIEQATTSFGQGLSLTPIKLLQLNAMLANGGKLVTPHVVKGLVDARNHLHWQPDHPVKQVVKPEVAHSVVQMMESVVSGDGGTGKAALIPGYRVGGKTGTAQKAGPRGGYLANAKITSFVSILPVDNPRYVVVAIIDEPKGANAYGGTVAAPVVKNVMEALIAIKGIPPSQPQ